GTcatgggggctggagggaggaacCAGCTAGGTCATGAGCATCAGTGAATAATCTCTGTCCCTCATTTCTGTAAACTACACTCAGCTTGGGTGGTCTCAAACTGAGCAGACTCTAAAGACTCGGGGGGAAGCTTGAGGCCAAATGCTCGGGAGAGAGTGGTGGGTGGCCATCTGCCCAGCCTCCAGCAGCGCTGGGGTCACTGGCTGCCCAGAGGGGAGATACCAATTTCGGCACCTGCTTATGCCTCTGGATTCTGGTTCCCATAGAATGTTGACCTCTGAGGATTTCCCCTTGTTGAAGGtcagttgtgttagttgctcagtcatgtccgactcatagaccatagcccaccaggctcctctgtccatgggattctccaggcaagaacactggagtgggttgccattcccgtttccaggggatcttcctgactcacagaTCAAAaacagatctcccacattgcaggcaggttcttcaccacctaagccaccagggaaggtcagtTAGGCATACCAAAAGATGTTTGAATATTATGCTTTACATGTTTAGGTGTTTTATGGTGGGAATGTTTTTCAAGATTTATAATCTATAGTTTTCTCAGAAATAAAACCCTTTATGCCACTTCTTTGCTTATCTAACTCACTGTGTCACACTATGTCACACCCTCACATACCTCCCTAATTTCATCATCTCACTGCCTCCGGAGATCCAGGTCAGATCTACATGCCCTAACAGGGTCTGCAGCTTCTCACTGGCCGAAGCCTGACCCTCAGAATTACTGGCTCTAAATCACACAGTCCAGGTTTGCAAAGATGCCACGTTTCCTAGAAACACTTAGAAGCATCCCTGGAGAGCAGCAGATCCAGTTACCCGGTGAACACAGAGGAATTATTCAGAAAGTGAGCCAGTCAACCCCAAGTGGGGACCGCACTTACCCAGGTGAGCAGCCTGCCCAGCTGCCGCCCAGATAACACACTTACCGGTGTCCATTTCTGCCCCTGCTCCAGGACCATGAGGTGTGTGTTGTCCCCCAGGGTCTGGAAGAACTCCTCTGTGTCCACCACAGTGCCATCCTCCTCCAGCACCAAGGTGACCAGTTGGCTGGCGACCACCAGTGCATCCAGGGTCTAGGTCAGACGGAACACACCAGCGTCACCAGGTGAAGTGACTCTATTTGGACCCATCAGTGGCATCCATTAAGTCATGGTCCCCAAAGTGTTGGCTGACTTTAAGGATCTAAATGGTAAAGATGTACCTTGGCTGGTGTCTATAACTCAGACTTTGCTTGGAAAAGAGAAGTTGAAAAGTTGAATGGACCTAACTTCTTCAGAGGTTTCAACATCGTGAGGTAAGGAATTACAGTGGACAATATTCAGTTTCTAAAATGTCTTGCTTATTTGGACAAATAAAAAGAACGACCCTGTGTCCATGATGCTTAGAGAGCCGTGTCTCTCTTTCTTCAGAGACAGCATATTGGATGCTCAGGTCCTGTCTCTGGTGAAAGTCTATGATTCTTCCTTATTTGGTGATTGAGGACACTGTTTTAGATTAAGAACAATTGGTTCCTGGCCTATATAACCAAAACCAGATTTCTAAAGTTGTGCCTCTTATATTCTCCCTTGTCAAGAAACTAAAGCCACATTATCAAATGATGGttgtttccttcttattttttaaaaatatttttattttctttttatttttgaccataccacagggcttgtgggatcttagtttcctgaccagagatcaaaccctggcccaCAGCAGTCAAAGTTcagagtcctacccactggaccaccaaggaattccccatTAATGGCTATTTTGAGGGCTCTCATCTCTGTACCTAAGTGCTGTATAGGACAGGGACACAGCAATGTTCCCTTTAACCCTGGCAGGGTCCCCCAAGCTCCCTGTCTTGCACTTATTTGTCCCCGAGACCCTGTGAGTTGGGGGCCCTCGTGGCTCATGGGGGTACCTTGCTGAGAAGCTCCTGTAGGCTACTGGCCATCACCCCTCGGCGGCTGCTCCGGTCATGGTTGGAGACACGAAAGGGGCGAGCGGGATGCATGAGGGGTGTGAACAGCACCTTCTTtgtctgcgaccccataaacgtcAGGGGCCTGGAAAGAAGGGTCAAGTGAAAGCCAACTGAGGTTAGTTTAAAGAGTCTTTAACGAGAGGTTTAAAGTACATGGAAATAAGGTTAATATTTGCACCTAAAGAAAGGAAGTCAATGGTTGGGGATGATTAAAAATTGTGTACCTGATacccaagaaacaaacaaatatgtaaaattaaCAAACACAGTATCATCACACCTGTTTTACCAGAACATTCAAAGCCCTCGTGATAACTGAGAAGGAAAGGTGAAGGCACCAAACTCAAAGGAGAAATAAGGATAATATTCTGCAAACGTTGGCTTTAGAGTTGAAAAGCCTAAGTAAATGATTTCTTGAGGCCATGGAACAGCTGAACAGACTTAAAGAATCAGGCACACACAGAGTTATAGATTTGTACAGTAAGACTaaggaagaaatggctacccagccagtattcttgcctggaaaactccatggacagagaagcctggcatgctacagtctatggagtcacactgagtgggacatgactgagcgatggacactttcactttcatacacaccTCTGCATATGTCAgtcatttatctatctatattttataTCTCCAGCTAGACTGGACTTTCCTTACAGACAAAGGTGACAATCTGGACTTGTGACTGGCATCTACAGTGCAGGCAGGGGGCAGTCTTGTGGGGCTGAGCCCATACCCTGTGGGATCAGACACTGTCTCTGGGTAGATGGGGTCGAGACTGAGCTGAATCCTCGGGCACCCCACCGGCGTCTTAGAAATGCCTGGTGCTGTGTGGGAAGCCCCTCACCTCCCCTGACATGCCAGAACCTGTGCCACAGCCTCTTTACCTAGACTGCCAGTAAGGATTTGGTCTGAAGCTTATTTGGCCGGTGTCAGGCTTGTGCCTTGTGACTGAAGGCACCTAAGCACCTGCCATGGCCAGCAGCATgctggcttttaaaatatatcaactaATTTCATTATAACCTTACAAGGAAAGTATTACCCCATTTCTCAGGTAAGAAAGTCAAGGCTCAGAGTGATTTCTCAAGGTCATCCAGTTAATAAAGAATCTTTCTGAACTTCATCTTAAGCAATAAACATTAATTGGAGCTGGTGAGGGAGAGCTGCCTGCCAGGAGGACAGCCCTGGCTCCTCTCCAGGGTCACCACCCAGCCTGTGTCCAGCACAACAGCTGCAAGGAGACTGGGCCTGGTCACTGGTCCCTCCGCAGCTCTCCTCCAGACCAAGGCCGGCCCAGTGAGGGAGTCCAGGCCCGAGCCAACCCAGTGGAGGGCCTGGCACATGGCTTCTGGACCTCTGCCCCCATTCTGGGGGATTACACAGGCTCCTCAGTTACACAACTTGACAACCAGGGGCCCACGTCTGCCAGGGTGATGCTGCAGGGAAGTTGCTTGGTGCTCTCCCTTCTGGGGAACCCGGTAAACAGGACAATGAGAGTAATCTACATGATGCTTTACAGCTGAAATCCAGCTCTGTTCTCAACCTGATGGAAAACCAGCTCGCTGTAAGGAGCGAAGAAAGGAACAGGTTCACTGCCTGATCAGGACACAAGCTCACATCTCAGCTGGGTGTGGTGCtcagggcagagggaagggtcACCAGGGTCAGGGTGGGGGGAATGCCCTTCCCACCCTCCCGCCCCCTGGTGAAATCCTCCTCTAGTGCAGAAGAGCCCTGGGCCTCCCAGCAagagcctccctccccacaaacCCATTCCTTTGTTCCTGAGAACTGGAAGGCTCAGGCTCAACCAGAGAAATAGCAGGACAAAGTTCACGTCTCAGAACCCGGCCCCGGGGAATCAGTGCACACTGTGGGCCTGACAGCTCTGACCCAGTTAGTCAGGGCCCAAATCTCCTCATCTCTGCAGACGCTTGCACCTCTGTGAGCAGCAGTGATCCGCTGACCTCGCTCCGCCATCACAAAGTCCTCATTGTCTTCTAACTACTGACCAGATAAGCGCTGGCCTCCCTCCTCACTGCTCTGAGATCGCCAGTTGTGATAAAGGAGGACGTCCAGTTGTTGCTGTCCTTAATCCTTACGTTTCCCAACCAAGAACTGGGTCAGTGTTGAGAAAAGGCTTAGGTACACCTAACAGGCTCAACCAACACCAGGTGCTTACTCTGCGCCAGCTAAGTGCACAGCGGGCTCAACCAGCCACATGAACAAAGCAACACATTAATCCAACTCAGTCTGGTCTTCTTGGTGGGATCATTTGCGTCACTGGCCAAACAGCCCCGTCCTGCCTCCCAACCTCCTACAGCAACATTGTCCCAGAAGCATTGAGAAGTCTTAGAGTCCAGCTTCTGATGACACGTCATGTTGGCCACCCTCTCATCCCCAGGAAGGTGCAGGTAATCACATGAAACAGGAAGGGGAAAGGCTCAGGACACGGGAAAACAAGGAAACAGGTTCTTCAAGGAAATAATATTGTTTCAGGGAAATCAAGATAAGAGAAGTCAGACTTTATGGAAGATTCTTGAAAATCATGGAGGGGCACAGGTCCCAGAACtgaagggacagggaagtctaccTTTTCctggagggacagaggagaccgTAACACACACAGGTGGGAAATAGAGCAACGGGCACTGGCTGACCATGGATGTGAACTCCACTGCAGTGGAGCAAAGCTGGGCCTCCAGGTCATAAGATGGCATCTTCCTAGGCTGCCGTCTGAACTGGTGTTTATTCTAGAAGTACTGGGGGAGAGCAGGGGGCCCAGGAACAGGTTGTCGGGTGGACAAGGAGGGTCCATGGGAAGTCATAAGGCTCAGACAGATCCTGTGCCCACAGTCAGGTGACAGGACAGTGCTGGAAGGAAAGTGCGACCCCAGCTGTGGGATGGCAGAGAAGGGACAGGCCTTGGAAAGCATCCATCAGGCCTGGCGGGGCCTCCAAGAACTGCAGGGACAGCAGGTGAGGGACAGTGTTTCGGGGTGGGGGGATCTCACTGTGGCAGGAAGCAGAGCAGTGTTGGCCCCAAAGAGGCTTCCTGCCCTCCAGTGATGCCTGACCAGTGACAAGCAACACATGGGACATGGGGACCCACTGGGAGCTCCCTGGCAGGACTGTGGCCATTCCTACTGTGCCTTGAGccccgccaccccaccccacccccactctgggAAAAAAAAGCTTGGCTAGAAAGCACATCCAGCACATGGCCGTGAAGTCTCTGTACACTTTGAATGTTACTAATGTGAGTTTAGACCAGAAAGGAGTAAGCATCAGTAACCATAGAAAAGTCAATTCCTCCCTTGTGTCTCCTACAAGACTGGTCAAATTTGTCCCAAAGGTCAGCTATTCAAAACCTAGAGTTCTTTGTTCAAGGAAAGAGGACCAAACAGCTACTCTGCACAAAGTGCAATGGAGATGAGCTCTGTAACTATCTCAGTGTGTGTGTTATTGCTGCCAGGACACAAAATCAGAGCAGACTGTGTCTGTGACAACACACACTGTGGGGATGGACATCCTGGGCATCCGGAGCTGGGCCAGGAGACCTTGGGCTGCTTCCATTACCACCAAGGCCTCCTGATCACAGACAAAGAACAAACTAATGACTGGGTTAAGATCATTGCTTACCCACgtctgatgttaaaaaaaaaaaaattaggttccTGCCTTGGCAACATGCAGGTACTTACTAACAAAAGACAGAGTTAGGAAAACTCTACCAGGACCACCAGGCAACAGAAGTCCAGCAGTCACCTTGCCTGCCAAGGGGTCTCATGCAGCCTAGATATAGCTTTAAGGAAGGCAGAGGATGCAAGTTTTCCTTTCAGCAAGTGTTACAGGTGGGCAGAAGCAGGTGGAGTCCCATGAGTCAGAGCAGCTCAGCATGGAAGCAGGACCTGGAGACAGTGTGTCCCCAGGGTGGTCCTCTGCCCAGAGCCCCGCACTCAGGGCTGGCTAAGCAGTCAGTCCTTCCCCATGAGATCATCTGCACAGTAACTGCAGAAGCAAGACTTCAGAAGCAAGTCCTTCCTCCTCACAGAGACGTTTTGGGTTTGGGATTGATGCTGTAGGGTCAGGAGCAAGGGCAAGGGCAGCCTTAATCTTGCAGGTCTTGCCTTGTCCTCCTGTTCCAGGCCACACCAGCCAGGAACTGATGCTCCTGTCGTCCTTACAACTTGGCCCACCAGCTCAGTGCCCAGAGGACCTTGGAGAGGTCCTTGGGAGAAACGTTTGGAGGATGCACTCCAAACTGTCAGTGTCTGTTaccccaggagtgggattgggggcgggggagggttgTGAGTGGAgttggaggaagaggaagaaaccaggaaaaaaacCAGGGCCCTTCCTTTAGGTCTAAACCACATGAGTAAAGAGGCATGAAAAAGTCTTTCTCACCTTCCTGGGGTCACAATTTTAAAGAGACAGCCCCAGCCATACAGCTCCCCTTCCATTGTGGCAGCTCTCTAACCCTGGGTATGGCAGGAAGCCCCTTTTAAGAACCCAGGTTCAGAAGCTCACAGATCACACTACTGCCTCACCCACCAATCCCTTCACCCCAATCACCTGGGGAAACCTGTAtttatatgtacacctatggctgattcatgttgatatttgacacaaaacagcaaaattctgtaaagcaattatccttcaatttaaaaaaaaaaggcattcaaGGGCTTCTCTGGCCTTTTAAGGATCCTCAgagaagcatgctgctgctgctgctgctgctgctgctgctgctaagtcgcttcagtcctgtccgactctgtgcgaccccagagacggcagcccaccaggctctccagtccctgggattctccaggcaggaacactggagtgggttgccatttccctcccttAAATCTACAGTCACTGCCACCAGGATCGTCAggattttacagaggaggagtgGGTTGGGTTTTTGGACGTTAAGACGAACCCAAGAAGGAAAAGTGATGGGGGCCTCGGTCACTGGGCGTGGGAGGCGGGCGAGGAGGCCCCGGGGTCCGCCGGCACCTCTACCACTGCCCCGCATCCCCTGCCCGGCCTCGGCGGCAGCGTCACTGCTTCCCCCCAAACTCCGCGGTACAAACCCGAGAGCTCAGCCAGCGCCATCAGGTAGTGCCGGAGCCCGCGCGGCCCTGAGGAGTGAGCTGGCCACCCCGAAGCCGTCCCACCGGCGCCCCTCGTCTAGCCCTGGCTCCCACCACGGTCGGGACCCGGAGCAGCCTGGCCCCGCGCGCGCCGGGGGTCTCCTGGGTCCCGCTTCCTCTGCTCCCGCGGCGGCAAGAGATGCGGCTCAGACACTCCCATGTTCATCTGTTCCCGGAGCCCGCGCACGTGGGGGCCGCACCTGGCGCTGGGGCGGCCGGAGACGCGGGAGGGGACGCGCGCGGGCTGGGGGCGCAGGGCCGCGCAGAGGGACGCGGGACGCAGGGGGACACGGGGCGTTGGGGGCCCCGGGGGGCGGGGAGACGAGGGGCCCCGAGGCGGCGGGAGCGCCAGGGGGATGCGAGGCGCTGGGGGCGCAAACCAGCGTGGCACTCGCCTGAGCAGGGCTCCGGCGCAGTCCCGGGCGGTCTCCATCGCTCAGTACGGTCAGTCCCCGCCCGGCCGGCCTCCCGGCGCTCCGGCCTCTTAAAGCACCACCGCTCGCCCCGCCCAGGTCCACGCCCCTCGGGCTGCGGAGCTTTGTACCCGACAGCCGTTCCGCCGCCAACCCGGAGCCCAGCCATATCCTGGGCCTTCGAGGGTCGCCAGTCGGCCTGTCGGATGGGTCAGTGGGGACATTGCCACGCCGGCAGCGCAGCCTCTGCAGTGGAGGGGCGGGTGCGGCCCAGGATGTGGGACACGGGACGTGGGAAGGGATGCTCTGCCGGAAGGGGTCAGACCTCAGAGGGGCCGGGCTGTCAGCTGTTCCGACTCTTAATTGCGAAGCCGACTCTCTAGAGCGGGTTAGCGGGTGGGGCACTGACCCTGACCCTTCGGAAGGAGAAACCCGGCCGACACTGTCCAGCGCCGCCTGCACTCGGGGTGACTGGCCCCCTTCGGCGCGCTGCCAGCCCGGCCGCGCGGAGTCGGTTCCCAGAGCGCTGTCGCCTGACCTCCGTCGCCTGACCTCTGCCTCCGTCCCCGGACTCACGTTACCTGCACAGCTGGCCCTGCTTTCTGAGTTCctactcctcctcttcctcccccgtCCTGCCCCGAGGCTCATGGTGTCACCGAGGGAAGTGTGGGGCCAAAAGCAATCTCCTTCCAGAGTCCTGGCGTCCCTGGGGCCTGCGGGGTTCCAGCCTTGGCGGACGACAGGGGTTCAAGCCCAGAGCCCCATCTGAACCTCGCCCCCTGCCAGTTTCCTGAATGTTGTATATCCCTCACAACTCATGTACTGACCTCCTAATGGCCAGTGTGCTAGCTTTAGAAGGTGggcctgggtggggggtgggtgatgGGGTTATGAGGCCAGTTACCCCATGGATGGGGTTACTGTCCTTTTAAGagagctccctcaccccttctgccTCCTGAGGACACAGGGAAGGGACTGTCTGCCGTGAACCAGGAGGCGGTGTCAACAGAACTGGGCCCTGCTGGTCCAGATCtagggcttccagcctccagaaccttGGGCAATAAAACTCTGTTGTTCATAATAAACCACTGGTGTCCAGCACTCTGTCGGAGCAGCCCCACTGGACTGGACACCAGCTTGACAATGAGACAGTGGGTCCAATCAGTTCAATTCAACTTGCctctaaaaaaatgttttattgcaaaaattttcaaatataaagatGTATAGACAGAACATGCCATGAGCATCTTTATATGCAGTGCCTGTATTCAGCCACCCTTTAATATTTTGACATAATTGCTTgttttttatctgtatttttatttgaacCCCAAATGCTTCAACTTGCATCTCTGAAGAAACCAGAACATTGTTACAGGAAACAGTGATGTTTTCTCTccgaaagaaataaaaatgactccCAACTGCACCTGATGTTCAGTCTACAACTGAGCTCCCCGGACCCTGGGATCACTGTTGCCTTGTGCATATACACGGCCTCCAGGCCTGAGGTCCAGGTGTGTCGGGCCCAGGCTGGAGTAGTGAGGGTCAAGTTCACAGGAGCCTCGAACATGGAAGCAGCCAGGCAGCAGGAGCAGCTCACTGACTCACTCCCAGGGCCTCGAGGGTGAAGGCCTATTAGTGAGCAAATGAGTGAACAAGATGCTATGGCAGCAGCAACACGTGAAGGCCTATTTCAAAGGGGGCAAAGGTGTGAATTCTACCTTAAAGTGCCCTGGAAGGGACTTTGGAGATGGGGCCAAGTGAGGGTGGGGAGCTGTGTGTGGTGGGGGCTGTTCTGTGCTGTTTTAGGAGGGGCAGGGGTACACCAGgacatggggggtggggggggatctGGAGGAGCCAGGGTCAGGGAGTGCCCACTGGGCAGCCATGTCGGGGAGAATCGGCACAGCAGTACCGTGGACGGGGCCTCACCCAACTCACACCTACAGTCCAGTGACTGCCAAGGAAAGCAGGTCCGGGAGCTGGGCAGGCTTCTCTGTGGGAATTCTGCACACAGAAGAACCACAGCCAGGAGGGGTGGAGCTGGCCCCGGGTGCCAGCCCTGCTGCTGGGTGGGGTGAGGCCCTGGACTGGCCATCCCATCCGCCCGGGGCCTGGCTGGGAGACAGTAGGTCAGGCTGTAATGTAAGGCCACAGGGGCGGGAGCTTGTGCAACAGCCCTCAGTCGAGACAACTGTCTCCCCAACTGGACTAGGAGCAGAAGTCGTCCTCCATTTCGCAACCTCATGGAGTCTGTAGCCAGTGTGAAGACCCCAGGGTTGACTTACAACTCATGCCCATGACACTCACTGAGACCTTGGGGCAGCAGTTCTCAGCCTTTGGGGGCTCCAGACCCTTAAATATAGTATCAATGCAAACTGCAGCGTCCCCTCAGAAACGCCTATACCCAGGCCCTCTGAGGGGTCCACG
This sequence is a window from Bubalus bubalis isolate 160015118507 breed Murrah chromosome 22, NDDB_SH_1, whole genome shotgun sequence. Protein-coding genes within it:
- the CIDEA gene encoding cell death activator CIDE-A — protein: METARDCAGALLRPLTFMGSQTKKVLFTPLMHPARPFRVSNHDRSSRRGVMASSLQELLSKTLDALVVASQLVTLVLEEDGTVVDTEEFFQTLGDNTHLMVLEQGQKWTPAGHQTPARRPPQRRGIAKVTFDLYKLSPKDVIGCLNVKATMYEMYSVSYDIHCTGFKAMLRSLLRFLSHAAQVTGQCLVHMGTYMLRVLAETEEQAVPGSRPWRGIKRG